In Oryza sativa Japonica Group chromosome 2, ASM3414082v1, the following are encoded in one genomic region:
- the LOC4330445 gene encoding rop guanine nucleotide exchange factor 14, which produces MRMKTLACCRRRPQDFSIDMDQEPDRVMTYNGLESCIINSSSYDDDSGLSATTGADGCVTTDSVDDEVSSCSSSKDVSSSSFSSQCHPLRKQEEHSLYELDTLSAVHLLPLKGKKPITYTLSASDIETMKEKFGKLLLGDDASGGARGVCAALALSNAIINLSATIFGELWKLEPLCEEKKVRWRKEMDWLLSPTTYMVELVPTKQNGADGCTFEIMTPKARSDVNVNLPALQKLDSMLIEVLDSMVDTEYWYVESGSRANGRGKKNGLRQTKKWWLPSPRVPDIGLSQFQRNRLVFQAKLVHQILKAAMSINEEVLLQIPIPPAVTDALPKSGRAGLGEDLYHAITTEYIPIEEIFLSLSLKTEHTVLETMNRLEGAVFAWNQRISEEKSKKSPGRHSWNFMKDSSSELDKMSMCIERVETLMQLLKSRFPSLPPTFIEVVKIQYNVDVGHAIVEAYSRVLVGVAFSILSRVAEILLEDDLIKKPNTPLATLKFDLSSDVYLAGITETPPGHIRRSLMDQISLVDGSLDAVVRKKGVKQLRW; this is translated from the exons CGGGAGCAGATGGGTGTGTAACCACTGATTCCGTTGATGATGAAGTCTCAAGTTGCTCCTCAAGTAAAGATGTTTCTAGCTCTTCGTTCTCTTCACAATGCCATCCACTGAGAAAGCAAGAGGAGCATTCACTTTACGAGTTGGATACACTCAGTGCTGTCCATCTACTTCCTCTCAAAGGGAAGAAGCCAATCACGTATACCTTGAGTGCTTCAGACATTGAAACCATGAAGGAGAAGTTTGGGAAGCTACTGCTTGGTGATGATGCTTCAGGAGGAGCTAGAGGTGTTTGTGCTGCTCTGGCTTTGTCCAATGCCATTATTAATCTCTCAG CCACTATATTTGGAGAACTCTGGAAGCTGGAACCACTCTGTGAAGAGAAAAAAGTCAGGTGGCGGAAGGAAATGGACTGGTTGCTTTCTCCTACAACCTACATGGTTGAGCTGGTTCCTACAAAACAAAATGGAGCAGACGGGTGCACGTTTGAG ATTATGACCCCGAAAGCACGTTCAGATGTTAATGTGAACCTTCCTGCCCTTCAGAAGCTTGATTCCATGCTAATT GAAGTGCTGGACTCGATGGTAGACACAGAGTATTGGTATGTGGAGAGTGGTAGCCGAGCTAATGGCCGGGGCAAAAAGAATGGTCTGAGGCAGACGAAGAAGTGGTGGCTCCCATCACCTCGTGTGCCAGATATAGGGTTGTCTCAATTTCAGAGAAATAGGCTTGTTTTTCAGGCTAAGCTGGTTCATCAAATCCTCAAAGCTGCGATGTCAATCAATGAAGAAGTCCTGCTTCAGATACCTATTCCTCCAGCTGTCACGGATGCTCTTCCTAAG TCTGGCAGAGCTGGCTTGGGTGAAGACTTGTACCATGCTATAACCACAGAGTACATTCCCATAGAGGAAATTTTCCTCTCTCTTAGTTTAAAAACGGAGCATACCGTGCTCGAGACTATGAACCGGTTGGAGGGTGCAGTTTTTGCATGGAATCAAAGGATCTCAGAGGAAAAGAGCAAGAAATCCCCAGGAAGGCATTCCTGGAATTTCATGAAGGATAGTTCATCAGAACTCGATAAGATGTCCATGTGCATAGAAAGGGTTGAAACACTTATGCAGCTTCTGAAATCCAGATTCCCGAGCCTTCCTCCAACTTTTATAGAAGTTGTAAAGATCCAATACAATGTG GACGTGGGGCATGCCATTGTGGAGGCCTACTCAAGGGTTCTTGTTGGGGTGGCATTCAGCATACTGTCCAGGGTAGCAGAGATTCTGCTGGAAGATGACCTGATCAAGAAGCCCAACACCCCTCTGGCCACACTCAAGTTCGACCTCTCCTCCGACGTGTACCTCGCCGGCATCACCGAGACGCCGCCGGGCCACATCCGGCGGTCGCTGATGGACCAGATCAGCCTGGTCGACGGCAGCCTCGACGCGGTCGTCAGGAAGAAGGGGGTGAAGCAGCTTAGGTGGTGA